The proteins below are encoded in one region of Amycolatopsis acidiphila:
- a CDS encoding TetR/AcrR family transcriptional regulator — translation MTAASTPKGERRRATLVEAAAELLVEGGFDAIRHRAVAERAGLPLASTTYYFDSLEELITAAVELSGRRELSRGREQLDRIGTEPRGVDTVVELVLDQLLGEDSTYDAVLARYERLVTTGRRPYLRPVVHTMQGELYGLLKEIFARSGRPIDDKRVRQLIALVDGAVVNALIEADPDPRAVASAMLRDALT, via the coding sequence ATGACCGCCGCCAGCACGCCGAAAGGCGAGCGCAGGCGCGCCACCCTCGTGGAGGCCGCCGCCGAGCTGCTCGTCGAGGGCGGCTTCGACGCGATCCGGCATCGGGCCGTGGCCGAGCGCGCCGGCCTGCCGCTGGCCTCCACCACCTACTACTTCGACTCCCTCGAAGAGCTCATCACCGCGGCGGTCGAGCTGAGCGGCCGGCGCGAGCTGTCCCGCGGCCGCGAGCAGCTGGACCGGATCGGCACCGAGCCGCGCGGCGTGGACACTGTCGTCGAGCTGGTGCTCGACCAGCTGCTGGGCGAGGACAGCACGTACGACGCGGTGCTGGCGCGCTACGAGCGGCTGGTCACCACGGGCCGCAGGCCCTACCTGCGGCCCGTGGTGCACACGATGCAGGGCGAGTTGTACGGGCTGCTCAAGGAGATCTTCGCCCGTTCCGGCAGGCCCATCGACGACAAGCGCGTCCGCCAGCTGATCGCCTTGGTCGACGGCGCCGTGGTCAACGCCTTGATCGAGGCCGACCCGGACCCGCGCGCGGTCGCCAGTGCCATGCTTCGCGACGCCCTGACCTAG
- a CDS encoding L,D-transpeptidase, translating into MATLRKITGTAIGAAAAIGALGFAAPAAQAATTPCEPQAKACVQLSTGQAWLNGAGPVPVAPGLPSYPTRKGIFHVQYKDIDHYSRQYNGPMPYSVFFTNTGVAFHEGSLTRKSHGCVHLSRTDAVTFYNSLHPGDEVQVVA; encoded by the coding sequence ATGGCTACCTTGCGAAAGATAACCGGAACCGCGATAGGCGCGGCGGCGGCGATCGGTGCGCTCGGGTTTGCCGCACCGGCCGCCCAGGCCGCAACGACACCGTGTGAGCCGCAGGCGAAAGCCTGTGTGCAGCTGAGCACGGGACAGGCGTGGCTGAACGGCGCCGGCCCGGTGCCGGTGGCACCGGGTTTGCCCAGTTATCCGACACGCAAGGGAATTTTCCACGTCCAGTACAAGGACATCGACCACTACAGCAGGCAGTACAACGGTCCGATGCCCTATTCGGTGTTCTTCACGAACACGGGCGTGGCGTTCCATGAGGGCAGCTTGACGCGGAAGTCCCACGGCTGCGTGCACCTCTCGCGCACGGACGCGGTGACCTTTTACAACTCGCTGCATCCGGGTGACGAGGTCCAGGTCGTCGCGTAA
- the purB gene encoding adenylosuccinate lyase has translation MNKPRIPNVLASRYASAELVALWSPERKVTLERELWIAVLRAQQELGVEVPDGVVEDYERVLDQVDLASIAERERVTRHDVKARIEEFNALAGHEHVHKGMTSRDLTENVEQLQIRRSLELIRGRVAAVLARLTSLAIEHSDLVLAGRSHNVAAQATTLGKRFATATDELLVAFERLDDLIGRYPLRGIKGPVGTAQDMLDLLGSESTLDLLERRIAEHLGFSRTFTSVGQVYPRSLDFDVLSGLVQLAAGPSSLAKTIRLMAGHELVTEGFKPGQVGSSAMPHKMNTRSCERVNGLAVVLRGYLSMIGELAGDQWNEGDVSDSVVRRVALPDAFFALDGLLETFLTVLNEFGAFPAVVARELDRYLPFLATTKVLMAAVRAGVGRETAHEAIKENAVAVALAMREEGLSRNDLLDRLAADDRLPLTREDLDRLLADRLSFTGVAPAQVAAVAKQVESVLSRFPEATNYAPAPIL, from the coding sequence GTGAACAAGCCCCGCATTCCCAACGTGCTCGCGTCGCGCTACGCCTCCGCCGAACTGGTCGCCCTCTGGTCGCCGGAACGGAAGGTGACGCTGGAACGCGAGCTGTGGATCGCGGTGCTGCGGGCGCAGCAGGAGCTGGGCGTCGAGGTGCCGGACGGCGTGGTCGAGGACTACGAGCGCGTGCTCGACCAGGTCGACCTCGCCTCGATCGCCGAGCGTGAGCGGGTCACCCGGCACGACGTGAAGGCCCGCATCGAGGAGTTCAACGCGCTCGCCGGGCACGAGCACGTGCACAAGGGCATGACCTCGCGCGACCTCACCGAGAACGTCGAGCAGCTGCAGATCCGCCGGTCGCTGGAGCTGATCCGCGGCCGCGTCGCGGCGGTGCTGGCGCGGCTTACCTCGCTCGCCATCGAGCACTCGGACCTGGTGCTGGCCGGCCGTTCGCACAACGTCGCCGCGCAGGCCACCACGCTGGGCAAGCGCTTCGCCACCGCGACCGACGAGCTGCTGGTCGCGTTCGAGCGGCTCGACGACCTGATCGGCCGGTACCCGCTGCGCGGGATCAAGGGCCCGGTCGGCACCGCGCAGGACATGCTGGACCTGCTCGGCAGCGAGTCCACGCTGGACCTGCTGGAGCGGCGGATCGCCGAGCACCTCGGCTTCAGCCGGACGTTCACCAGCGTCGGCCAGGTGTACCCGCGGTCGCTGGACTTCGACGTGCTCTCGGGGCTGGTGCAGCTGGCCGCCGGGCCGTCGAGCCTCGCCAAGACGATCCGGCTGATGGCCGGCCACGAGCTGGTCACCGAGGGTTTCAAGCCCGGCCAGGTCGGCTCGTCGGCGATGCCGCACAAGATGAACACGCGCTCGTGCGAGCGGGTCAACGGGCTCGCGGTCGTGCTGCGCGGCTACCTGTCGATGATCGGGGAGCTGGCAGGCGACCAGTGGAACGAGGGCGACGTGTCGGACTCGGTGGTGCGCCGGGTCGCGCTGCCCGACGCGTTCTTCGCGCTCGACGGCCTGCTCGAGACGTTCCTGACGGTGCTCAACGAGTTCGGCGCCTTCCCCGCCGTGGTGGCCCGCGAGCTCGACCGCTACCTGCCCTTCCTGGCCACCACGAAGGTGCTGATGGCCGCCGTGCGCGCGGGGGTCGGGCGGGAGACCGCACACGAGGCGATCAAGGAGAACGCGGTCGCCGTCGCGCTGGCGATGCGCGAGGAGGGGCTGAGCCGCAACGACCTGCTGGACCGGCTCGCCGCGGACGACCGGCTGCCGCTGACCCGCGAGGACCTTGACCGGTTGCTCGCGGACAGGCTGTCGTTCACCGGCGTCGCCCCGGCGCAGGTCGCGGCCGTCGCGAAGCAGGTCGAGAGCGTGCTGTCGCGGTTCCCGGAGGCCACGAACTACGCGCCGGCGCCGATTCTGTAG
- a CDS encoding SigE family RNA polymerase sigma factor, which translates to MDEHEEQEFAEYFATRRDSARRTAYLLCGDWHRADDLAQTAFVALHRRWNRIRERGATDAYLRKTLVRASIDESRRPWRREQQVERLPEPEPVGERLDEQVALRADLLAGLAQVPPKQRAVLVLRYFEGLDVAGVAKALGCSEGNVKSQTARGLAHLRAALGEEVETHG; encoded by the coding sequence GTGGACGAGCACGAGGAGCAGGAGTTCGCGGAGTACTTCGCCACCAGGCGGGACTCCGCGCGCCGAACCGCGTACCTGCTCTGTGGCGACTGGCATCGCGCGGACGATCTCGCGCAGACGGCGTTCGTGGCGCTGCACCGCAGGTGGAACCGCATCCGCGAGCGTGGCGCGACCGACGCCTATCTGCGCAAGACCCTGGTCCGGGCCTCGATCGACGAGTCCCGGCGGCCCTGGCGGCGCGAGCAGCAGGTCGAGCGGCTGCCCGAACCGGAGCCGGTCGGCGAACGGCTCGACGAGCAGGTCGCGCTGCGGGCGGACCTACTGGCCGGGCTGGCACAGGTGCCGCCGAAGCAGCGGGCGGTGCTGGTGCTGCGCTACTTCGAGGGGCTGGACGTCGCCGGGGTCGCGAAGGCGCTGGGCTGCAGCGAAGGAAACGTGAAGAGCCAGACGGCACGTGGGCTCGCGCATCTGCGCGCGGCACTCGGCGAGGAGGTGGAGACGCATGGATGA
- a CDS encoding threonine aldolase family protein gives MTSSDTQSLDFRSDTVTQPDEAMRRAMASAEVGDNVLDGDPTIRALEERAAGVLGMPAALWTPSGTMANLIALSVHLERGDRFLAPRGAHVLMNELGSAAWLAGGMPDPLEHDAGPGRPSPEAVAAAIGARGGPYFTLRTTLLCLENTHNASGGSVIPPHEHAQLLSTARQAGLRVHLDGARIWHAAAALGLPPAALTVGVDTVSACFSKGLGAPVGSVVAGSASFVERARRMRQMLGGGVRQGGVLAAAALVALDRIGDLAEDHEKARKLSTGLAELGWEVNTPETNIVLARVADLAVTLDSLGALGILASTLGGKVRFVTHRDLSMAGVEEALRRIKAGGHP, from the coding sequence GTGACCTCATCTGACACCCAGTCGCTTGATTTTCGCTCCGACACTGTCACCCAGCCGGATGAAGCGATGCGGAGAGCGATGGCGTCCGCTGAGGTTGGGGACAACGTCCTCGACGGCGACCCGACCATCCGGGCTCTGGAGGAGCGGGCGGCGGGCGTGCTCGGCATGCCGGCCGCGCTGTGGACGCCCAGCGGGACGATGGCCAACCTCATCGCCTTGAGTGTCCACCTCGAGCGTGGTGACCGCTTCCTCGCGCCGCGGGGCGCCCATGTCCTGATGAACGAGCTCGGGTCCGCCGCCTGGCTCGCCGGGGGCATGCCGGACCCGCTGGAGCACGACGCCGGTCCCGGCAGGCCGAGCCCGGAGGCGGTCGCCGCCGCGATCGGGGCGCGCGGGGGCCCGTACTTCACCCTGCGCACCACGCTGTTGTGCCTGGAGAACACGCACAACGCGTCCGGCGGCTCGGTCATCCCGCCGCACGAGCACGCCCAGCTGCTCTCGACCGCCCGCCAGGCCGGGCTGCGCGTGCACCTCGACGGCGCCCGCATCTGGCACGCGGCGGCCGCGCTCGGGCTGCCGCCCGCGGCGCTGACCGTCGGGGTCGACACGGTGTCCGCCTGCTTCAGCAAGGGGCTCGGCGCGCCGGTCGGCTCGGTGGTCGCGGGCAGCGCGAGTTTCGTCGAGCGCGCCCGCCGGATGCGCCAGATGCTCGGCGGCGGCGTGCGGCAGGGCGGCGTGCTCGCCGCGGCCGCGCTGGTCGCCCTCGACCGCATCGGCGACCTGGCGGAGGACCACGAGAAGGCCCGCAAGCTCAGCACCGGACTGGCCGAGCTCGGCTGGGAGGTGAACACCCCCGAGACCAACATCGTGCTGGCCAGGGTCGCGGATCTCGCGGTGACGCTGGACTCGCTCGGTGCATTGGGCATCCTGGCGTCCACGCTCGGCGGAAAGGTACGGTTCGTGACGCACCGCGATCTGTCCATGGCCGGCGTCGAAGAGGCGCTGCGCAGGATCAAGGCTGGGGGCCATCCGTGA
- a CDS encoding DUF2334 domain-containing protein gives MDARLLVSLSGIGPRTLHRCADLAAELDRRKVPLSLLFAPQLAGTPAVTEWVRTRTRLGNGLLLHGFDHRVGPAHRTHFGRKAEFAALPAHEARLRLIAAQAAFDRAGLVADGFAPPRWLASRGTLEALRGQGFRLCADLAAVHDLDTGTVHRARVQDFASQPNRTETVRCFALVLASARAAKRGGLVRLGMDAADLVRPGLRQALLDAVDVALENRAFGTTYQSLAASPRGATRTSVPSGARLVNNP, from the coding sequence ATGGACGCCCGTCTGCTGGTCTCGCTGTCCGGCATCGGCCCCCGGACGCTGCATCGCTGCGCCGACCTGGCTGCCGAGCTGGACCGGCGGAAAGTACCGCTGTCCCTGCTGTTCGCCCCGCAACTGGCGGGCACCCCCGCGGTCACCGAGTGGGTGCGCACCCGCACCCGGCTCGGCAACGGCCTGCTCCTGCACGGGTTCGACCACCGGGTCGGGCCCGCACACCGCACCCACTTCGGGCGCAAGGCCGAGTTCGCCGCGCTGCCCGCGCACGAGGCACGGCTGCGGCTGATCGCCGCGCAGGCCGCGTTCGACCGCGCCGGGCTGGTCGCCGACGGGTTCGCCCCACCGCGCTGGCTCGCCTCCCGCGGCACGCTGGAAGCCTTGCGTGGTCAGGGTTTCCGGCTGTGCGCGGACCTCGCGGCGGTGCACGACCTGGACACCGGCACCGTGCACCGGGCGCGGGTGCAGGACTTCGCGAGCCAGCCGAACCGGACCGAGACCGTGCGCTGTTTCGCACTCGTGCTCGCCTCCGCGCGGGCGGCGAAGCGGGGCGGCCTGGTCCGGCTCGGGATGGACGCGGCAGACCTCGTCCGGCCCGGCCTCCGGCAGGCGCTGCTCGACGCCGTCGACGTCGCGCTGGAGAACCGGGCCTTCGGCACCACCTATCAGAGCTTGGCGGCCTCGCCCCGCGGCGCGACGCGGACCTCGGTGCCCTCGGGCGCGAGGTTGGTGAACAACCCGTAG
- a CDS encoding MBL fold metallo-hydrolase produces the protein MRIVHYGHACVLLETGTARILLDPGSFSEGFETERELSAVVITHQHFDHIDSEKLPALLEANPDAKLIVDPGTEETVAKLGLEFQVARPGDAFEIAGTAVNAVGGEHAVIHQDIPVIPNVGFLFEHGGFYHPGDSFYVPEQKVDVLGLPTGAPWLKAGEAVDFLRAVAPRVAVPIHEAVLANPAMHYGLFTNLAPEGTEVRVAPRGEAAKL, from the coding sequence ATGCGAATCGTCCACTATGGACATGCCTGTGTACTGCTGGAGACCGGGACCGCGCGGATCCTGCTCGATCCCGGCTCGTTCTCCGAGGGCTTCGAAACCGAGCGTGAGCTGTCCGCGGTGGTCATCACCCACCAGCACTTCGACCACATCGACTCGGAGAAGCTGCCCGCGCTGCTCGAGGCGAACCCGGACGCGAAGCTGATCGTCGACCCGGGCACCGAGGAGACGGTCGCCAAGCTCGGCCTCGAGTTCCAGGTCGCGCGGCCGGGGGACGCCTTCGAGATCGCCGGCACCGCGGTCAACGCCGTCGGCGGGGAGCACGCCGTGATCCACCAGGACATCCCGGTGATCCCGAACGTCGGCTTCCTGTTCGAGCACGGCGGCTTCTACCACCCGGGCGACTCGTTCTACGTGCCGGAGCAGAAGGTCGACGTGCTGGGCCTGCCGACCGGCGCGCCGTGGCTCAAGGCCGGCGAGGCGGTCGACTTCCTGCGCGCGGTCGCGCCGCGGGTCGCCGTGCCGATCCACGAGGCGGTGCTCGCGAACCCGGCCATGCACTACGGGTTGTTCACCAACCTCGCGCCCGAGGGCACCGAGGTCCGCGTCGCGCCGCGGGGCGAGGCCGCCAAGCTCTGA
- the purS gene encoding phosphoribosylformylglycinamidine synthase subunit PurS → MARVVVDVMPKPEILDPQGQAVAGALPRLGFTGVSEVRQGKHFELEVDDSVDDETLAKIAEGFLANPVIEEWTVRRIS, encoded by the coding sequence GTGGCCCGAGTCGTGGTCGACGTCATGCCCAAACCCGAGATCCTGGACCCGCAAGGTCAGGCCGTGGCAGGCGCGCTGCCACGCCTGGGCTTCACCGGGGTGTCCGAGGTGCGTCAGGGCAAGCATTTCGAGCTGGAGGTCGACGACTCGGTCGACGACGAGACGCTGGCCAAGATCGCCGAGGGCTTTCTCGCCAACCCCGTGATCGAGGAGTGGACCGTGCGGAGGATCTCGTGA
- a CDS encoding U32 family peptidase, whose amino-acid sequence MRRTREFLRSLGLPGEDLGNLPTSTKRFPDGAQYRVEIPSVEGPEALAAVYEEADARGVTVHRVSQGSGGMLLTQRELARIVAFERARSIEVCLFARPVAAWDTGAASLTGPVAAQARGTEQLVHVLEDIRRTAEAGIRSVLVTDLGVLTVADRMRAEGDLPDDMKFKVSVQMGLANPASIRLAEQAGATTYNVPTDLSLAQLAAIRAAIDIPLDIYVESPDDLGGFVRHFEIAEIVRVAAPVYLKFGLRNAPNIYPSGTHLTPTAVALGRERVRRAEIGLELLDRYAAKAEG is encoded by the coding sequence GTGCGCCGAACCCGTGAGTTCCTGCGTTCGCTCGGCCTGCCCGGCGAGGACCTCGGCAACCTGCCGACCAGCACAAAGCGTTTCCCCGACGGTGCGCAGTACCGGGTCGAGATCCCCAGCGTCGAAGGACCGGAGGCGCTCGCCGCGGTCTACGAGGAGGCCGACGCGCGGGGCGTCACTGTGCATCGCGTCTCACAGGGCAGCGGCGGGATGCTGCTGACGCAGCGCGAGCTCGCCCGGATCGTCGCCTTCGAGCGCGCGCGGTCGATCGAGGTCTGCCTGTTCGCGCGTCCGGTCGCGGCCTGGGACACGGGCGCCGCGTCGCTCACCGGCCCGGTCGCCGCGCAGGCCAGGGGCACCGAGCAGCTGGTCCATGTGCTCGAGGACATCCGCCGCACGGCCGAGGCCGGTATCCGCAGCGTGCTGGTCACCGACCTGGGCGTGCTCACGGTCGCAGACCGGATGCGCGCCGAGGGCGACCTGCCCGACGACATGAAGTTCAAGGTCAGCGTCCAGATGGGGCTCGCGAACCCCGCCTCGATCCGGCTCGCGGAGCAGGCAGGCGCGACCACCTACAACGTGCCCACCGACCTGAGCCTCGCCCAGCTCGCCGCGATCCGGGCCGCGATCGACATCCCGCTGGACATCTACGTCGAGTCGCCCGACGACCTGGGCGGCTTCGTCCGGCACTTCGAGATCGCGGAGATCGTGCGTGTGGCGGCGCCGGTGTACCTGAAGTTCGGCCTCCGCAACGCGCCCAACATCTACCCGAGCGGCACTCATCTGACGCCGACCGCGGTGGCGTTGGGCCGCGAGCGCGTGCGGCGCGCGGAGATCGGCCTAGAGCTGCTGGACCGGTACGCCGCCAAGGCGGAGGGTTAG
- a CDS encoding IclR family transcriptional regulator, with translation MPRLVPAVLRAADVLELFLGPDTTLSAAEIVERLDLPRSTTHELLTTLVARRYLDRQVSEETTYSLGPVLLELGSRYQQRLEFAKEADATARSVAAQCGETVHVGVLDGLDVVYVSKIDSTHSVRLISAVGRRLPAHCTAVGKVLLAGLPREELTARLKGRKLAVLTPRSITSRSALLAQLDDVRRTGIAHERSESNPDAGCVAAAVVDARGDWTAAMSISIPTSRHSEEAWPRWEKLVREGAARLTLRLGGVPVQQL, from the coding sequence ATGCCCCGCCTCGTCCCGGCCGTGCTCAGAGCGGCCGACGTGCTCGAACTGTTCTTGGGCCCGGACACGACGCTGTCCGCCGCGGAGATCGTCGAACGGCTGGACCTGCCGCGTTCCACCACCCACGAACTGCTGACCACATTGGTCGCCCGCCGTTATCTCGACCGGCAGGTGAGCGAGGAGACCACGTACTCGCTGGGGCCGGTCCTGCTGGAGCTGGGTTCGCGCTACCAGCAACGCCTCGAGTTCGCGAAGGAGGCCGACGCGACCGCGCGTTCCGTCGCGGCGCAGTGCGGCGAGACCGTGCACGTCGGTGTCCTGGACGGGCTCGACGTCGTCTATGTGTCCAAAATAGACTCAACGCATTCGGTGCGGCTGATCTCCGCGGTGGGGCGACGGCTGCCGGCGCATTGCACCGCGGTCGGCAAAGTGCTCCTCGCCGGGCTGCCGCGCGAAGAACTGACCGCGCGGCTCAAGGGACGGAAGCTGGCCGTGCTGACCCCGCGCAGCATCACGTCGCGCTCCGCGTTGCTGGCCCAGCTCGACGACGTGCGCAGGACGGGAATCGCCCACGAGCGCAGCGAGTCCAATCCGGACGCCGGCTGTGTCGCCGCGGCGGTGGTCGACGCGCGGGGCGACTGGACGGCGGCGATGAGCATCTCGATCCCCACCTCGCGCCACTCCGAAGAAGCCTGGCCCCGCTGGGAAAAGCTGGTGCGCGAGGGCGCGGCGCGGCTAACCCTCCGCCTTGGCGGCGTACCGGTCCAGCAGCTCTAG
- a CDS encoding flagellar basal body-associated FliL family protein, producing MDEKELETLFRAAPGEPPPPGFSLSDVTAASARAKERRRSALLLTAACLVAVLSAAGIAGVSYFRSTETSTAQPVTAPERLPGTSPVPSPLQGSGGNGKDGPRAEGTSGCEKVDRELATALAGELPATGTTGPSPGRFCPTASRSAGFHVTDDDRNGVVSVTVFPAGVTARLPVLTDGTIAAEQLAASGGTVLVLSTPDLGSAPPSETDLPRIAAALAGRF from the coding sequence ATGGATGAGAAGGAGCTCGAGACACTGTTCCGGGCCGCGCCGGGCGAGCCGCCTCCACCCGGGTTCAGCCTGAGCGACGTGACCGCCGCGTCGGCGCGGGCGAAGGAGCGGCGCAGGTCCGCGCTGCTGCTGACCGCGGCCTGCCTGGTCGCGGTGCTGAGCGCTGCCGGGATAGCCGGAGTGTCCTATTTTCGGTCTACGGAGACCTCGACGGCGCAACCGGTGACAGCGCCCGAGCGTCTTCCTGGAACCTCTCCTGTTCCCTCGCCCTTGCAGGGAAGCGGCGGGAACGGGAAGGACGGCCCCCGGGCCGAAGGCACCTCCGGGTGCGAAAAGGTCGACCGGGAGCTCGCCACAGCCCTCGCTGGCGAGCTCCCGGCGACCGGAACGACCGGGCCTTCACCTGGTCGCTTCTGTCCGACGGCCAGCCGATCGGCGGGGTTCCATGTCACTGACGACGACCGGAACGGGGTCGTCTCGGTGACGGTCTTCCCCGCTGGAGTGACTGCACGGCTTCCCGTGCTGACGGACGGCACGATCGCGGCGGAGCAGCTCGCGGCGAGCGGCGGGACGGTGCTGGTGCTGAGCACGCCGGACCTGGGTAGCGCGCCGCCGTCCGAAACCGACCTGCCCCGGATCGCGGCCGCCCTGGCAGGACGTTTCTGA
- a CDS encoding aldehyde dehydrogenase family protein: protein MTAVEPKPAVGQETFDSLNPATDQVVGSYPVHSVEQVSDTVAKAREAAAWWASLGFDGRGARLRRWAANVTRRMDELCEVVQQETGKPHGDAQLEIVLAIEHIAWAARHAPKVLGRKRRSAGLLLSNHTASVEYLPLGVVGVIGPWNYPVYTPLGSITYALAAGNAVVFKPSEYTPGVGKWLVDTFAEAVPEQPVFQLVTGFGATGAAMVSAGVDKIAFTGSTATGKKIMAAAAETLTPVVIEAGGKDALLVDSDADVAAAADAAVWGAFSNSGQTCIGVERVYVHENVYDSFVDKVVELTGKVRPGTEYGPITMPSQLDVIRRHIADALARGGRALTGGEVGERFVEPTVLVDVPEDAEAVAEETFGPTMTVAKVRDMDEAVEKANATRYGLGSTVFSRRNGAAIAARLKSGMTSINAPFSFAGIGSLPFGGVGDSGFGRIHGPEGLREFSRPKAVARQRFSAPIQLTTFRRTEKTDKLVGKLVTLLHGRGGVG from the coding sequence ATGACGGCAGTGGAGCCGAAGCCGGCGGTGGGACAGGAGACCTTCGACTCGCTGAACCCGGCCACTGACCAGGTCGTCGGCAGCTACCCGGTGCACTCGGTCGAGCAGGTCTCCGACACCGTCGCGAAGGCGCGGGAGGCCGCCGCCTGGTGGGCCTCGCTCGGGTTCGACGGCCGGGGCGCGCGGTTGCGCCGCTGGGCGGCGAACGTGACCAGGCGGATGGACGAGCTGTGCGAGGTCGTGCAGCAGGAGACCGGCAAACCGCACGGGGACGCGCAGCTGGAGATCGTGCTCGCGATCGAGCACATCGCCTGGGCCGCCAGGCACGCGCCGAAGGTGCTGGGCCGCAAGCGCCGCTCCGCCGGGCTGCTGCTGAGCAACCACACCGCCTCCGTCGAGTACCTGCCGCTGGGCGTGGTCGGCGTGATCGGGCCGTGGAACTACCCGGTCTACACGCCGCTGGGCTCGATCACCTACGCGCTCGCCGCCGGCAACGCCGTCGTGTTCAAGCCCAGCGAGTACACGCCGGGCGTCGGCAAGTGGCTGGTGGACACCTTCGCCGAGGCCGTGCCGGAGCAGCCGGTGTTCCAGCTGGTCACCGGCTTCGGCGCGACCGGCGCCGCAATGGTCTCGGCCGGGGTGGACAAGATCGCGTTCACCGGGTCGACCGCGACCGGGAAGAAGATCATGGCCGCGGCGGCCGAGACCCTCACGCCGGTCGTGATCGAGGCCGGCGGCAAGGACGCCCTGCTCGTGGACAGCGACGCCGACGTCGCCGCCGCCGCGGACGCCGCGGTGTGGGGTGCGTTCTCCAACTCCGGCCAGACCTGCATCGGCGTCGAGCGGGTCTACGTGCACGAAAACGTCTACGACAGCTTCGTGGACAAGGTCGTGGAGCTGACCGGCAAGGTCCGGCCGGGCACGGAGTACGGCCCGATCACCATGCCTTCGCAGCTCGACGTCATCCGCCGGCACATCGCCGACGCACTGGCGCGCGGCGGCCGCGCGCTCACCGGCGGCGAGGTGGGCGAGCGGTTCGTGGAGCCGACGGTGCTGGTCGACGTCCCGGAGGACGCCGAGGCCGTGGCCGAGGAGACCTTCGGCCCGACGATGACCGTCGCGAAGGTACGGGACATGGACGAGGCGGTCGAGAAGGCCAACGCGACCCGTTACGGCCTCGGGTCCACCGTGTTCTCCAGGCGCAACGGCGCGGCGATCGCCGCCCGGCTGAAGTCCGGCATGACCTCGATCAACGCGCCGTTCTCGTTCGCCGGGATCGGTTCGCTGCCGTTCGGCGGGGTGGGCGACTCCGGTTTCGGCCGGATCCACGGCCCGGAAGGCCTCCGCGAGTTCTCGCGACCGAAAGCCGTTGCGCGGCAACGCTTTTCCGCGCCGATCCAGTTGACCACCTTCCGCCGGACCGAGAAGACGGACAAGCTCGTCGGAAAACTTGTCACTCTGCTGCATGGCCGTGGCGGCGTTGGGTAA
- the purQ gene encoding phosphoribosylformylglycinamidine synthase subunit PurQ has translation MKIGVITFPGTLDDVDAARAARYADAEAVSLWHGDEDLHGVDAVIVPGGFSYGDYLRCGAIARFAPVMSSVVEAAGKGMPVLGICNGFQILCEAGLLPGALVRNKNLHFVCRDQWLRVENNSTAWTTRYDKGAEILVPLKSGEGGYVADQSTLDELEGEGRVVFRYVGENPNGSRADIAGITSADGRVVGLMPHPEHAIDALTGPSDDGLGMFYSAVDALVASA, from the coding sequence GTGAAGATCGGTGTCATCACCTTCCCCGGCACCCTCGACGACGTGGACGCTGCCCGCGCGGCGCGCTACGCCGACGCCGAGGCGGTGTCGCTGTGGCACGGGGACGAGGACCTGCACGGGGTCGACGCGGTGATCGTGCCGGGCGGGTTCTCCTACGGGGACTACCTGCGCTGCGGCGCGATCGCCCGGTTCGCGCCGGTGATGAGCTCGGTCGTCGAGGCGGCGGGCAAGGGCATGCCGGTGCTCGGCATCTGCAACGGCTTCCAGATCCTGTGCGAGGCCGGGCTGCTGCCGGGCGCGCTGGTGCGGAACAAGAACCTGCACTTCGTGTGCCGGGACCAGTGGCTGCGGGTGGAGAACAACTCGACCGCCTGGACCACCCGGTACGACAAGGGTGCGGAGATCCTGGTCCCGCTGAAGTCCGGCGAGGGCGGCTACGTGGCGGACCAGTCCACTCTGGACGAGCTGGAGGGCGAGGGCCGGGTGGTGTTCCGCTACGTCGGCGAGAACCCGAACGGCTCGCGCGCCGACATCGCGGGCATCACCAGCGCCGACGGCCGGGTCGTCGGCCTGATGCCGCACCCCGAGCACGCGATCGACGCGCTGACCGGCCCCTCCGACGACGGCCTCGGGATGTTCTACTCGGCCGTCGACGCACTGGTGGCCAGCGCCTGA